One window of the Gordonia westfalica genome contains the following:
- the hpf gene encoding ribosome hibernation-promoting factor, HPF/YfiA family yields the protein MSTVIHRKGQREPKIADARPTVEEGLEPDHQPAQTDSFDPEFAFVRPPGTEDSDEPAEPTAKLVFSGRNVEIPDHYRIYVGDKLARLERFDPTIYQFDVELNHERNRRQSKVCQQVEITAKGKGPIVRSQACGENFYAALERSLDKLESRLRRVKDRRRVHHGNRRPISVAEATEIGAPLLRDNQLTVDGHVGDPGMLESTRRGKWDEDADDHTPGQIVRVKEHTAVPMTVDDALYEMELVGHDFFLFHDKESDKPSVVYRRHAFDYGLIRLT from the coding sequence ATGTCCACAGTCATCCACCGCAAAGGCCAGCGCGAACCCAAGATCGCGGACGCAAGGCCGACAGTGGAAGAGGGCCTCGAGCCCGATCACCAACCCGCCCAGACCGACTCCTTCGACCCGGAGTTCGCGTTCGTCCGTCCGCCCGGAACCGAGGACTCGGACGAACCTGCCGAGCCCACAGCGAAGCTCGTGTTCAGCGGCCGCAACGTCGAGATACCCGACCACTACCGCATCTACGTCGGCGACAAACTCGCTCGTCTCGAGCGCTTCGATCCGACGATCTACCAATTCGACGTCGAGCTGAACCACGAACGTAACCGGAGACAGTCCAAGGTCTGTCAGCAAGTCGAGATCACCGCGAAGGGCAAGGGCCCGATCGTGCGTTCGCAGGCCTGCGGTGAGAACTTCTACGCCGCCCTCGAACGCTCGCTGGACAAGCTCGAGTCCCGCCTGCGCCGGGTGAAGGACCGCCGCCGCGTGCACCACGGAAACCGTCGCCCGATCTCGGTGGCGGAGGCCACCGAGATAGGTGCGCCGCTGCTTCGCGACAACCAGTTGACGGTGGATGGGCACGTCGGTGATCCCGGCATGCTCGAGTCCACCAGACGCGGGAAATGGGACGAGGACGCCGACGATCACACACCAGGTCAGATCGTGCGTGTGAAGGAGCACACGGCGGTCCCGATGACCGTCGACGACGCGCTCTACGAGATGGAACTCGTCGGGCACGACTTCTTCCTGTTCCACGACAAGGAGTCCGACAAACCGTCGGTGGTGTACCGCAGGCATGCGTTCGACTACGGCCTCATACGGCTGACCTGA
- the lpqB gene encoding MtrAB system accessory lipoprotein LpqB encodes MSLVRRPEHPRRGVLGLVIAVAMAIVAMVVVSACGSIPNDSSPQPIKSFQREGATNAAPVPQPDMDPEALVRAFLKSTVDPDSGHDAARAFLTPVASQQWDDRGDALILDEISIFVDQRNEDAVRMRLTGDNVGTLKSDGQLLPASGRVETSISLTRQGDQWRIDGPLPNGTMIDRDQFDNTYRPVSLYYSDRTGRRLVPDPRWFYAGQATDPTVLVNRLIAGPAADLSAAVDSGFPSGATLRGPVVGLAGGGVRIDLNGIGNASSRDRTVLAAQIVWTLDGADISGPYVIDADGAPLAAERASGWQPADVRSFDPNAVPSTDVGLNIVTGGALRAVTDTATVPVRGPLGSSRDVRTAAISDNGARVAAVRAVGADRRLECVIGDYGGDVGPIVSGVSITRPSFGADENSVWVVVDGKPIQWQREDDGTQTVPVEASSIPTVARGAITEMQVAPDGVRAALVVGGQIVFAVLSTNAEGQVSLTSPRIAAYNIGNRAVSLDWASPTTLVIAREAPESPVVQLSINGTPAVGLLSGNVSPPVRAVVANASTIYVGDQRGVLRLGSNNGQPDQYWTEVEPAMIAGAIPVLP; translated from the coding sequence ATGAGCTTGGTACGACGTCCGGAACATCCCCGGCGGGGTGTTCTCGGGTTGGTGATCGCCGTCGCGATGGCGATCGTCGCGATGGTCGTGGTGTCCGCGTGCGGGTCGATCCCGAACGACTCGTCACCACAACCCATCAAGTCCTTCCAGCGGGAGGGCGCGACCAACGCCGCTCCGGTGCCGCAGCCGGACATGGACCCGGAGGCCCTCGTGCGGGCGTTCCTGAAGTCCACGGTGGACCCCGATTCCGGCCACGACGCCGCGCGCGCCTTCCTCACCCCGGTGGCCTCTCAGCAATGGGACGACCGCGGTGACGCGCTGATCCTCGACGAGATCAGCATCTTCGTCGATCAGCGCAACGAGGATGCCGTGCGCATGAGGCTGACCGGCGACAACGTCGGCACCCTGAAATCCGACGGACAGCTGCTCCCGGCGTCGGGCCGGGTCGAGACCAGCATCAGCCTGACCCGTCAGGGCGACCAGTGGCGCATCGACGGGCCGCTGCCGAACGGGACGATGATCGACCGCGACCAGTTCGACAACACCTACCGTCCGGTCTCGCTGTACTACTCCGACCGCACCGGCCGACGACTCGTCCCGGACCCGCGCTGGTTCTACGCGGGTCAGGCGACCGATCCCACCGTTCTGGTCAACCGGCTCATCGCCGGGCCGGCGGCCGATCTGTCCGCGGCCGTCGACAGCGGATTCCCGAGCGGGGCCACGCTGCGCGGACCGGTCGTGGGCCTGGCCGGTGGCGGGGTTCGCATCGATCTCAACGGCATCGGCAACGCGTCGAGCAGGGACCGTACGGTCCTGGCGGCACAGATCGTCTGGACCCTCGACGGCGCCGACATCTCGGGGCCGTACGTGATCGACGCCGACGGTGCGCCGCTGGCCGCCGAACGTGCGTCGGGGTGGCAGCCCGCCGACGTCCGCTCCTTCGACCCGAACGCGGTGCCGTCCACCGACGTGGGACTCAACATCGTCACCGGTGGTGCGTTGCGCGCGGTGACCGACACCGCGACGGTGCCCGTGCGGGGTCCGCTCGGATCGTCGCGTGACGTGCGGACGGCGGCGATCTCCGACAACGGCGCGCGGGTGGCCGCGGTCCGCGCGGTGGGCGCCGACCGCCGGCTCGAATGCGTGATCGGCGACTACGGCGGCGATGTCGGACCTATCGTCAGCGGCGTGTCGATCACCCGGCCGTCCTTCGGTGCGGACGAGAACTCGGTGTGGGTCGTCGTCGACGGCAAGCCCATCCAGTGGCAGCGCGAGGACGACGGCACCCAGACCGTCCCGGTCGAGGCGTCGTCGATCCCGACCGTGGCCCGCGGGGCCATCACGGAGATGCAGGTGGCCCCGGACGGCGTCCGGGCCGCGCTCGTCGTCGGCGGGCAGATCGTGTTCGCGGTGCTGTCGACGAACGCCGAGGGGCAGGTGTCGCTCACCAGCCCCCGGATCGCGGCCTACAACATCGGCAATCGTGCGGTGTCGCTGGACTGGGCGTCGCCGACGACCCTCGTCATCGCGCGCGAGGCCCCTGAATCGCCGGTCGTGCAGCTGTCGATCAACGGCACTCCGGCGGTCGGCCTGCTCAGCGGCAACGTGTCCCCGCCGGTGCGGGCGGTGGTGGCGAATGCGTCGACCATCTATGTCGGGGACCAGCGCGGCGTGCTGCGCCTCGGCAGCAACAACGGGCAGCCCGATCAGTACTGGACCGAGGTCGAGCCGGCCATGATCGCCGGGGCGATCCCGGTCCTGCCCTGA
- a CDS encoding GNAT family N-acetyltransferase → MRAAVPISENVPVLTDGGVTLRPHEPRDLDRMVELAADPAMMRWTPVPAPYSRAAAERFALDYAPRSWAEGSRLLWAVEFDGRFVGTVDLAGRGPLSRLSYDLHPDARGWGVMKRAVLLAVDYAFAEAGKEVVRWTTVAGNIDALRVAHSCGFRLDAAVPDGIEVRGHIRDAWVGSLRADDVREPKTRWRTDVFETERFRLRPLAEHDDPRIRETLDDPISRRYLFARPDPLELEHAAAERLRKWWTAAQGVTCTWAVADKETDDYLGDITLLHIDEVTGAEAGFYTHPEARGKGVLGEAFPASVRYAFEKLGFRRLTLFAADSNEGSKKLARAAGFREVSRQKLAARSDGVFEDLIGFELFVDDYRAAV, encoded by the coding sequence TTGAGAGCCGCGGTCCCGATTTCCGAAAACGTCCCCGTTCTCACCGACGGCGGGGTGACCCTGCGGCCACATGAGCCCCGAGACCTCGATCGAATGGTCGAACTCGCGGCCGATCCGGCCATGATGCGGTGGACACCCGTTCCGGCGCCCTACAGCCGCGCCGCCGCGGAGAGATTCGCCCTCGACTATGCGCCCAGATCCTGGGCGGAGGGTTCGCGCCTGCTGTGGGCCGTCGAGTTCGACGGTCGGTTCGTGGGCACCGTCGATCTCGCGGGGAGGGGTCCGCTCTCCCGGCTGAGCTACGACCTCCATCCCGACGCCCGCGGCTGGGGTGTGATGAAACGCGCGGTCCTGCTGGCGGTCGACTATGCCTTCGCCGAAGCGGGCAAAGAGGTCGTCCGCTGGACGACGGTCGCGGGCAACATCGATGCGCTGCGCGTCGCGCACAGCTGCGGATTCCGCCTCGACGCCGCGGTTCCCGACGGGATCGAGGTCCGCGGACACATCCGCGACGCCTGGGTCGGGTCGTTGCGCGCCGACGACGTGCGCGAACCGAAGACCCGGTGGCGCACCGACGTCTTCGAGACCGAGCGGTTTCGTCTGCGGCCGCTCGCCGAGCACGACGACCCGCGCATCCGGGAGACCCTCGACGACCCGATCTCGCGCAGATACCTGTTCGCACGACCCGATCCATTGGAACTGGAGCACGCCGCGGCCGAGCGCCTCCGCAAATGGTGGACGGCCGCGCAGGGCGTCACCTGTACGTGGGCGGTCGCCGACAAGGAGACCGACGACTACCTCGGCGACATCACCCTGCTCCACATCGACGAGGTCACCGGTGCCGAGGCGGGCTTCTACACCCACCCGGAGGCTCGCGGTAAAGGCGTTCTGGGAGAAGCGTTTCCGGCCTCCGTGCGCTATGCGTTCGAGAAGCTGGGCTTCCGCCGGCTGACGCTGTTCGCCGCCGACAGCAACGAGGGCAGCAAGAAACTCGCCCGGGCGGCCGGTTTCCGCGAGGTCAGCCGACAGAAACTCGCCGCCCGCTCCGACGGTGTCTTCGAGGACCTCATCGGCTTCGAGTTGTTCGTCGACGACTACCGCGCCGCAGTCTGA
- a CDS encoding ComF family protein, with translation MTWRQVPAAAADLVFPVVCGGCGRPGTPWCRRCETAWHDAPVAVRPRIPPGVPVWALGRYRGPHRQGIIAVKEHDRRDLIPPLGVALAHAVRVLAGWGEMPDADHLALIPAPTRRMSARRRGGDRVTAIAGHAAPLLGSRVVVAPLLVTAATARDSAGLDARSRARNLAGAVRLRAGPRPPPGAPALLIDDVMTTGATAAESVRVLRAAGIGVAAVVVLAAA, from the coding sequence ATGACCTGGCGGCAGGTGCCGGCCGCGGCGGCAGATCTGGTCTTTCCCGTTGTCTGCGGCGGCTGCGGGCGCCCGGGGACGCCATGGTGCCGGCGCTGCGAGACCGCGTGGCACGACGCCCCCGTTGCCGTCCGTCCGCGCATTCCGCCGGGTGTTCCGGTGTGGGCACTCGGCCGCTACCGCGGTCCTCACCGACAGGGGATCATCGCGGTCAAGGAACACGATCGGCGTGATCTGATCCCGCCGCTGGGCGTCGCACTCGCCCACGCCGTGCGGGTCCTCGCGGGCTGGGGCGAGATGCCCGACGCGGATCACCTGGCGCTGATCCCAGCGCCGACGCGGCGGATGAGCGCCCGGCGTCGGGGCGGCGACCGGGTCACCGCGATCGCCGGACACGCGGCTCCCCTACTCGGGTCGCGGGTCGTCGTGGCGCCGCTGCTGGTGACGGCGGCAACCGCCCGCGACTCCGCCGGACTCGACGCCCGCTCGCGGGCCCGCAACCTCGCGGGCGCGGTCCGCCTGCGCGCCGGCCCCCGTCCACCGCCCGGCGCCCCGGCGCTGCTGATCGACGACGTGATGACCACCGGTGCCACCGCAGCCGAGTCGGTGCGCGTACTGCGCGCGGCCGGGATCGGGGTCGCGGCGGTCGTCGTCCTGGCCGCCGCCTAG
- a CDS encoding ferredoxin reductase: MGLLERFEEPVAGVAARSRGARWVRAAVTRITTPLLPDDYLHLANPLWSARELRGKVISVQRETEDTATIRIRPGWGFSFDYAPGQYVGIGVLMDGRWAWRSYSLTSTPDASADDKTIAITVKAMPEGFLSTHLVNGLTPGTVVRLAAPRGEFVLPDPLPEKILFTTAGSGLTPIISMLRTVRHRKQDSDIRLIHSTPTEADLLFADELAEMASSGLVDLHVQYTRTAGKVTPEVLPTLCPDWRERQTWACGPAGFLDGLHHLYTDADLADRLHIERFALERGVVGAQGGTVTFKRSGKTAEVDGATTLLEAGEAAGTIMPFGCRMGICQSCVVMLDKGCVRDLRSGVEHVEGERIQTCVSAAAGDCTLDV; encoded by the coding sequence TTGGGTCTGCTCGAGCGATTCGAAGAACCGGTGGCCGGGGTCGCGGCACGTAGCCGCGGTGCCCGGTGGGTTCGTGCGGCGGTCACCCGCATCACCACGCCACTCCTGCCCGACGACTACCTGCATCTCGCCAACCCGCTGTGGTCGGCCCGTGAGCTGCGCGGAAAGGTCATCTCGGTCCAGCGCGAGACCGAGGACACCGCGACCATCCGGATCCGTCCGGGCTGGGGGTTCTCCTTCGACTACGCGCCCGGGCAGTACGTCGGGATCGGCGTGCTCATGGACGGACGCTGGGCGTGGCGTTCGTACTCGCTCACCTCGACCCCCGACGCGTCGGCGGACGACAAGACCATCGCGATCACCGTGAAGGCGATGCCCGAGGGCTTCCTGTCGACGCACCTGGTGAACGGCCTGACACCGGGCACCGTGGTGCGCCTCGCGGCGCCCCGCGGTGAGTTCGTCCTTCCCGATCCGCTGCCCGAGAAGATTCTCTTCACGACGGCCGGAAGCGGTCTCACGCCGATCATCTCGATGCTCCGCACCGTTCGGCATCGCAAGCAGGACAGCGACATCCGCCTGATCCACTCGACGCCCACCGAGGCCGACCTGCTCTTCGCCGACGAACTCGCGGAAATGGCGTCCTCCGGCCTCGTCGACCTGCACGTGCAGTACACGCGCACCGCCGGCAAGGTCACGCCGGAGGTGCTGCCGACGCTGTGTCCGGACTGGCGTGAACGTCAGACCTGGGCGTGTGGACCGGCGGGCTTCCTCGACGGCCTGCATCATCTCTACACCGACGCCGACCTGGCCGACCGGCTGCACATCGAGCGGTTCGCCCTCGAACGCGGAGTGGTCGGTGCGCAGGGCGGCACGGTGACGTTCAAGCGGTCGGGCAAGACCGCCGAGGTCGACGGCGCCACCACCCTCCTCGAGGCCGGTGAGGCCGCCGGGACGATCATGCCGTTCGGCTGCCGGATGGGTATCTGCCAGAGCTGCGTGGTGATGCTCGACAAGGGATGCGTGCGTGATCTGCGTTCCGGCGTCGAGCATGTCGAGGGCGAACGCATCCAGACGTGTGTGAGCGCTGCCGCCGGGGATTGCACGCTGGACGTCTGA
- the secA gene encoding preprotein translocase subunit SecA, translating to MLNKLLRVGEGRMVKRLDAIASHVEALSDEFEALSDAELRAKTDEFKKRIADGATLDELLPEAYATAREAAWRVLDQKHFHVQIMGGAALHYGNIAEMKTGEGKTLTCVLPAYLNALSGDGVHVVTVNDYLAKRDSEWMGRVHRFLGLETAVILTGMSSAARREAYAADITYGTNNEFGFDYLRDNMAHSLADLVQRGHSYAIVDEVDSILIDEARTPLIISGPAEGSSKWYTEFARIAPLLEKDVHYEVDIKKKTIGVHEAGVEFVEDRLGIDNLYEAANSPLVSYLNNAIKVKELFQRDKDYIVRNGDVMIVDEFTGRVLDGRRFNEGLHQAIEAKEGVEIKAENQTLATITLQNYFRLYDKLSGMTGTAETEAAEFDQIYKLGVLPIPTNRPMIRKDQGDLIYKTEEAKFAAVVDDIVERHEIGQPVLIGTTSVERSEYLSRQLKKREVPHSVLNAKFHEQEAQIIAEAGRLGAVTVATNMAGRGTDVVLGGNPDIIADTRLRKAGLDPVHTPDEYEAAWDEAIEVARTEAADEAEAVREAGGLYVLGTERHESRRIDNQLRGRSGRQGDPGESRFYLSVADELMRRFNGGALEAIMSRLPDDVPIEAKMVTKAIRSAQTQVEQQNFEMRKNVLKYDEVMNEQRKIIYAERRQILEGEDHHEQVKQMIDDVVSAYVEGATAEGYAEDWDLDELWTALRTLYPIDLDPKAVVGETEYGERDDISADELRETLVADAKAAYDKREKAIDEIAGEGAMRQLERSVLLSVLDRKWRDHLYEMDYLREGIHLRSMAQRDPVVEYQREGFDMFNGMLEGLKEEALGILFNAQVQTEQPAPAAPLPTAADLRAAVGAGAPAPVPADSGSQVPAALRGSGASNGDVPMTFSGPDEGGGTVVHSEEEELSGASESASRRERRAAERANTKGSRPKPPKAKKQRR from the coding sequence GTGCTGAACAAGCTGTTGCGTGTCGGCGAAGGCCGCATGGTCAAGCGACTCGACGCGATCGCGTCGCACGTCGAGGCGCTCTCCGACGAGTTCGAAGCGCTCTCCGACGCCGAACTGCGAGCCAAGACAGACGAGTTCAAGAAACGTATCGCCGACGGCGCGACGCTCGACGAACTGCTGCCCGAGGCCTACGCGACGGCCCGCGAGGCGGCGTGGCGCGTGCTCGACCAGAAGCACTTCCACGTGCAGATCATGGGCGGCGCGGCGCTGCACTACGGCAACATCGCCGAGATGAAGACCGGCGAGGGCAAGACCCTCACCTGTGTGCTGCCCGCCTACCTCAACGCGTTGTCGGGCGACGGCGTCCATGTCGTCACCGTCAACGACTACCTCGCCAAGCGCGACTCGGAGTGGATGGGACGCGTGCACCGCTTCCTCGGCCTCGAGACCGCGGTGATCCTCACCGGCATGTCCTCGGCCGCGCGCCGGGAGGCCTACGCCGCCGACATCACCTACGGCACCAACAACGAATTCGGCTTCGACTACCTGCGCGACAACATGGCGCATTCGCTCGCTGATCTCGTCCAGCGCGGCCACTCCTACGCGATCGTCGACGAGGTCGACTCGATCCTCATCGACGAGGCCCGCACCCCGCTGATCATCTCGGGTCCCGCCGAGGGCTCGAGCAAGTGGTACACGGAGTTCGCGCGGATCGCGCCGCTGCTCGAGAAGGATGTCCACTACGAGGTCGACATCAAGAAGAAGACGATCGGCGTGCACGAGGCGGGTGTCGAGTTCGTCGAGGACCGCCTCGGCATCGACAACCTGTACGAGGCCGCCAACTCGCCGCTGGTCAGCTACCTGAACAACGCCATCAAGGTCAAGGAGCTGTTCCAGCGCGACAAGGACTACATCGTCCGCAACGGCGACGTGATGATCGTCGACGAGTTCACCGGACGTGTGCTGGACGGCCGCCGCTTCAACGAGGGTCTGCACCAGGCGATCGAGGCCAAGGAAGGCGTCGAGATCAAGGCCGAGAACCAGACTCTCGCCACGATCACCCTCCAGAACTACTTCCGTCTCTACGACAAGCTGTCGGGGATGACCGGTACCGCCGAGACCGAGGCCGCCGAGTTCGACCAGATCTACAAGCTCGGTGTGCTGCCGATCCCGACCAACCGTCCGATGATCCGCAAGGACCAGGGCGACCTGATCTACAAGACCGAAGAGGCCAAGTTCGCCGCGGTCGTCGACGACATCGTCGAGCGTCACGAGATCGGCCAGCCGGTGCTCATCGGTACCACCAGCGTCGAGCGGTCGGAGTACCTGTCGCGGCAGCTGAAGAAGCGCGAGGTCCCGCACAGCGTCCTCAACGCGAAGTTCCACGAGCAGGAAGCCCAGATCATCGCCGAGGCCGGTCGCCTCGGTGCGGTCACGGTGGCCACCAACATGGCCGGCCGCGGCACCGACGTCGTGCTCGGCGGCAACCCGGACATCATCGCCGACACCCGACTGCGGAAGGCCGGGCTCGACCCGGTTCACACGCCCGACGAGTACGAGGCGGCCTGGGACGAGGCCATCGAGGTCGCTCGCACCGAGGCGGCCGACGAGGCCGAGGCCGTGCGCGAGGCCGGCGGTCTCTACGTGCTCGGCACCGAACGGCACGAGTCCCGTCGTATCGACAACCAGTTGCGCGGCCGCTCGGGCCGCCAGGGCGACCCGGGCGAGTCGCGGTTCTACCTGTCGGTCGCCGACGAGCTGATGCGCCGCTTCAACGGCGGTGCGCTCGAGGCGATCATGAGCCGTCTGCCCGACGACGTGCCGATCGAGGCCAAGATGGTCACCAAGGCCATCCGCAGCGCTCAGACGCAGGTCGAGCAGCAGAACTTCGAGATGCGCAAGAACGTCCTCAAGTACGACGAGGTCATGAACGAGCAGCGCAAGATCATCTACGCCGAGCGCCGCCAGATCCTCGAGGGCGAGGATCACCACGAGCAGGTCAAGCAGATGATCGACGACGTGGTCAGCGCCTACGTCGAGGGCGCCACGGCCGAGGGCTACGCCGAGGACTGGGATCTCGACGAGCTGTGGACCGCCCTGCGCACCCTGTACCCGATCGACCTCGATCCCAAGGCGGTCGTCGGGGAGACGGAATACGGTGAGCGCGACGACATCTCGGCCGACGAACTGCGTGAGACCCTCGTGGCCGACGCGAAGGCCGCCTACGACAAGCGTGAGAAGGCCATCGACGAGATCGCCGGCGAGGGTGCGATGCGCCAGCTCGAGCGCAGCGTCCTGCTGAGCGTCCTCGACCGCAAGTGGCGCGACCACCTGTACGAGATGGATTACCTCCGCGAGGGCATCCACCTGCGTTCGATGGCACAGCGCGACCCGGTGGTCGAGTACCAGCGCGAGGGCTTCGACATGTTCAACGGCATGCTCGAAGGCCTCAAGGAGGAAGCGCTCGGCATCCTGTTCAACGCCCAGGTGCAGACCGAACAGCCCGCTCCTGCGGCGCCCCTGCCCACCGCTGCCGACCTGCGTGCAGCGGTCGGCGCCGGTGCACCCGCGCCGGTACCGGCCGACTCCGGTTCGCAGGTGCCCGCGGCACTCCGCGGTTCCGGGGCCTCGAACGGCGATGTGCCGATGACGTTCTCCGGACCGGACGAGGGTGGCGGCACGGTAGTCCACTCCGAGGAGGAGGAACTGTCCGGTGCCTCCGAGTCGGCGAGCCGTCGCGAGCGTCGTGCGGCCGAGCGGGCGAACACCAAGGGCAGCCGTCCGAAGCCGCCGAAGGCCAAGAAGCAGCGCCGCTGA
- a CDS encoding Rv3235 family protein, translating to MQTLISAPPAGVQTTRVRVRPAPTYEPAGTGAVGAGPASAGTVRVRTVFPRPRPGAGPSRKTVAAAGEARRFTIATSRLLFEVIDRRRGIAHLGDSVSPAIADQVAALVRHDAFRVAETAGAPGVTPMRGTLLHRVHVQLCDISAAEVFGSFTSGGRIRAFAGRVERKPCRVRGADPRAGVRTGLGQVEYRWQLVALEFG from the coding sequence ATGCAGACACTCATCTCCGCTCCGCCCGCCGGCGTACAGACGACGCGGGTTCGGGTACGGCCCGCGCCGACCTATGAACCGGCCGGGACCGGCGCCGTGGGCGCCGGGCCTGCGAGTGCCGGGACCGTCCGGGTGCGCACCGTGTTCCCGCGGCCCCGCCCCGGCGCAGGGCCTTCGCGCAAGACCGTGGCCGCCGCGGGGGAGGCCCGGCGGTTCACCATCGCCACGTCGCGACTGCTCTTCGAGGTCATCGACCGCCGTCGTGGGATCGCACATCTCGGTGACTCCGTGTCGCCGGCGATCGCCGATCAAGTGGCAGCACTGGTCCGCCACGACGCCTTTCGCGTCGCCGAAACCGCGGGTGCACCAGGGGTGACACCCATGCGCGGTACGCTCCTCCATCGCGTCCACGTCCAGCTGTGCGACATCAGCGCCGCCGAGGTCTTCGGCTCCTTCACCAGCGGCGGGCGCATCCGGGCGTTCGCCGGGCGCGTCGAGCGCAAGCCGTGTCGTGTGCGCGGGGCCGATCCGCGTGCCGGTGTCCGGACGGGCCTCGGTCAGGTCGAATACCGCTGGCAGCTCGTCGCGCTCGAGTTCGGCTGA
- a CDS encoding DUF6912 family protein, producing the protein MRVYLPATLAMLMQLNSDGEFRPIGGTGFALTPALREAFVSGDDEELSEVAMREAARASLRLLAGEAPEADDAAAERDLAADEAVTKPGDTPRLPPRRVVVAADVEDVKLRPDLDDAVVKVARPIPLSAVASVHVDVKEAEDKVRAAVVVIDAADLGDLDAELAVGDVEDFDLAWYATQELPFLLELL; encoded by the coding sequence ATGAGGGTCTACCTGCCGGCGACGTTGGCAATGCTGATGCAGCTCAACTCCGACGGAGAATTCCGTCCGATCGGCGGTACCGGATTCGCGCTGACCCCGGCGCTGCGCGAGGCGTTCGTCTCCGGGGACGACGAAGAACTGTCCGAGGTGGCGATGCGCGAGGCCGCGCGTGCGTCGCTGCGCCTCCTGGCCGGGGAGGCGCCGGAAGCCGACGACGCCGCCGCCGAGCGCGATCTCGCAGCCGACGAGGCGGTCACGAAGCCGGGGGACACCCCCAGGCTGCCGCCGCGCCGCGTCGTCGTGGCCGCCGACGTCGAGGACGTGAAACTGCGGCCGGACCTCGACGACGCCGTGGTCAAGGTCGCCCGGCCGATCCCGCTGTCGGCCGTCGCCTCGGTCCACGTCGACGTCAAGGAGGCGGAGGACAAGGTCCGTGCCGCCGTTGTCGTCATCGACGCGGCCGACCTGGGCGATCTGGACGCCGAACTCGCCGTCGGCGACGTCGAGGACTTCGATCTCGCGTGGTACGCCACGCAAGAGCTGCCGTTCCTGCTCGAACTGCTCTGA